The following are from one region of the Cloacibacterium normanense genome:
- a CDS encoding cold-shock protein, whose product MADSFSKKENFKKKIQKQKEKAQRREERKANNNKGKELEDMFSYVDEFGRITTTPPEKRQEVSLDDIQLGAAPIPEEETRKSGIITFLSEKGYGFITEDRSKENVFFHQNNAREILKKGHKVSFEKERSAKGFSAINIELVK is encoded by the coding sequence ATGGCAGATTCTTTCTCAAAAAAAGAAAACTTTAAGAAAAAAATTCAAAAACAAAAAGAAAAAGCACAGCGCCGTGAAGAGCGTAAAGCGAACAACAACAAAGGAAAAGAACTAGAAGATATGTTTTCCTATGTAGATGAGTTCGGAAGAATTACAACTACTCCGCCAGAAAAAAGACAAGAGGTTTCTCTAGACGATATTCAATTAGGAGCTGCTCCTATTCCTGAAGAAGAAACTAGAAAGTCTGGAATCATCACTTTCTTAAGTGAAAAAGGTTACGGTTTCATCACCGAAGATCGTTCAAAAGAAAATGTGTTTTTCCACCAAAATAATGCAAGAGAAATCCTGAAAAAAGGGCACAAAGTATCTTTCGAGAAAGAAAGATCTGCGAAAGGATTTTCGGCAATCAACATTGAATTGGTAAAATAA
- the cas9 gene encoding type II CRISPR RNA-guided endonuclease Cas9 (Cas9, originally named Csn1, is the large, multifunctional signature protein of type II CRISPR/Cas systems. It is well known even to general audiences because its RNA-guided endonuclease activity has made it a popular tool for custom editing of eukaryotic genomes.), with protein MAKILGLDLGTNSIGWAIVEKNNSDFTLIDKGVRIFSEGVKTEKGIERSRAAERTGYRSARKIKYRRKLRKYETLKVLSKNRMCPLQIEDVEAWKKSGFKDYPLIPEFLQWLRTNDHENVNPYFFRDKASRAKVSLWELGRAFYHIAQRRGFLSNRLDQSSEGVLEEHNPQIQSLIEDLEETSTILNEVRDYYINLGLLDGVKGDFKKELDEGEKKLKSLYNTLIAIIKKNENDVQKCKDEIIKRLNKKEDLGKVKGKIKDISQAMLDGNFKTLGQYFYSLYNKGKIRNQYTSREEHYLQEFITICKVQGINGINDEEILPEKKFTGLAKDLYKAIFFQRPLKSQKGLIGKCSFEKNKSRCAISHPDFEEYRMWNYLNTIKFGTQSDKKLRFLTQEEKLKLIPKFYRKNDFNFEVLAKELIDKGATFGFYKSSRKNEFLYWFNYKPTDTVSACQFSASLKNAIGEDWQTKVFTYKTLNSEKKEVIRTVDYRDLWHLLSASTSDIYLYEYAKEKLGLEDKSAKTFSKIKLKKDFASLSLSAINKILPYIKEGLLYSHAVFMANIEKVVDEHIWKDVKERTIIQNEISKIIKSDVFEREVINIINGLIKNSKTEGENYAEESKNIFKTEFDNAIAKIFEKNNDIEFNQPFLDDTYLKYVEELKKFDKARSFLPVPRLDEKVIQFLLGNNKDGMVYCSDKNKTKKLYHPSDIEIFKKKIIKDEFGNEKMVLGSPLTTSIKNPMAMRALHQLRKVLNTLILEEQIDENTRIHIEMARELNDANKRKGIQDYQNENKKFREDAIKEIKKLYFEECKKEVEPTEEDVLRYQLWIEQDKKEIYEQGKSIRISDIIGSNPAYDIEHTVPRSISQNNSLMNKTLCTPRFNREIKKQKMPIELSNYEEILPRIEHWKKEAEDLTRQIESISKSIKSASTKEAKDKNIRRRHYLTLKRDYLKGKYDRFIWEEPKVGFKNSQIPDTGIITKYAQAYLKSYFKRVESVKGGMVAEFRKQWGIQESYIDENGFKHYKEKDRSKHTHHTIDAITIACMTKDKYDVLAQAWTSEDEQDKQKAKTLMSEAKPWKTFKEDIEKIEEEILVSHFTLDNVKKQSKKIVRVRGKKQYVAEIERDVNGKAMAKKDANGKIIYKLNEKGEKIPRLQQGDTIRGSLHQDSIYGAIKNPLNQEEIKYVIRKDLESLKANDVDNIVDETVKQKVKEAIENKILLLSSNAQQKNKLVDDVWLNKEKQVPIKKVRIYANSVKNPLEIKEQSLLSKSRKEHKQKVYGQNDENYAMAIYELDGKREFELINNFNLAKLIKQKEGFYPLNKEKEVKGKKVLYPIAKSNYRDVVLKRGQQVVFYDKEVENPKDISEVIDFKGRIYIIEGLSIQRIVRPSGKIDEYGVIMLKYFKEARKADEIKKDNYKPDGVFKLGENRPTRKMNHSQFTAFVEGIDFKVLPTGKFDKI; from the coding sequence ATGGCAAAAATTCTAGGATTAGACTTGGGAACGAACTCTATTGGGTGGGCGATTGTAGAAAAAAATAATAGTGATTTTACTTTAATAGATAAAGGCGTTAGAATATTTTCTGAAGGAGTTAAAACAGAAAAAGGGATAGAGCGTTCACGTGCTGCTGAACGTACAGGTTACAGAAGTGCAAGGAAAATAAAATATAGAAGAAAATTAAGAAAGTACGAAACTTTAAAAGTTCTTTCTAAAAATAGAATGTGTCCTTTACAAATAGAAGATGTAGAAGCTTGGAAAAAATCTGGGTTTAAAGACTACCCATTAATTCCTGAATTTTTACAGTGGTTAAGAACAAATGATCATGAAAATGTAAATCCTTATTTTTTTAGAGATAAAGCAAGTAGAGCAAAAGTTTCTTTGTGGGAATTAGGTCGAGCTTTTTATCATATTGCCCAAAGAAGAGGCTTTTTAAGTAATAGATTAGACCAGTCATCAGAAGGTGTTTTAGAAGAACATAATCCGCAGATACAAAGTTTAATTGAAGATTTAGAAGAAACGAGTACTATTTTGAATGAAGTAAGAGATTATTACATTAATCTAGGCTTGTTAGATGGGGTAAAAGGGGATTTCAAAAAGGAATTAGATGAAGGAGAAAAGAAATTGAAATCTTTATATAATACTTTAATCGCTATCATAAAAAAGAATGAGAATGATGTTCAAAAATGTAAGGATGAAATCATTAAAAGGCTCAATAAAAAAGAAGATTTAGGTAAAGTAAAAGGAAAAATAAAAGATATCTCTCAAGCAATGCTTGATGGTAATTTTAAAACATTAGGACAATATTTTTATAGCCTTTACAATAAGGGAAAAATAAGGAATCAATATACCTCTAGAGAAGAGCATTATTTACAAGAGTTTATAACTATTTGTAAAGTTCAGGGGATTAATGGGATTAATGATGAAGAGATTCTACCAGAAAAAAAATTCACCGGCTTAGCAAAAGATTTGTACAAAGCAATTTTCTTCCAAAGACCTCTTAAATCACAAAAAGGATTAATTGGTAAATGTTCTTTTGAAAAAAATAAATCAAGATGTGCCATTTCTCATCCTGATTTTGAAGAATACAGAATGTGGAATTATCTTAATACGATAAAGTTTGGCACTCAAAGTGATAAAAAGTTACGATTTTTAACCCAAGAAGAAAAGCTAAAGTTAATCCCTAAATTTTACAGAAAAAACGATTTTAATTTTGAGGTTTTAGCAAAAGAATTAATAGATAAAGGAGCAACGTTTGGCTTTTATAAATCTTCAAGAAAGAATGAATTTTTGTATTGGTTTAATTATAAACCTACCGATACTGTTTCTGCTTGCCAGTTTTCAGCATCTCTTAAAAACGCAATAGGTGAGGATTGGCAGACTAAAGTTTTTACTTATAAAACATTAAATTCTGAAAAGAAAGAAGTAATAAGAACTGTAGACTATAGAGATTTATGGCATCTTTTATCTGCATCAACTTCGGATATTTATTTGTATGAATATGCAAAAGAAAAATTGGGCTTAGAAGATAAAAGTGCAAAGACATTCAGTAAAATAAAGTTGAAAAAAGACTTTGCTAGCTTAAGTTTATCCGCCATAAATAAAATTTTACCATATATAAAAGAAGGTTTATTATATTCTCACGCTGTTTTTATGGCGAATATAGAAAAAGTGGTAGATGAGCATATATGGAAAGATGTAAAAGAAAGAACTATCATACAAAATGAAATTTCTAAAATAATTAAAAGTGATGTTTTTGAGAGAGAAGTAATAAATATAATCAACGGACTAATTAAAAATAGTAAAACAGAAGGGGAGAATTATGCTGAAGAATCTAAAAATATTTTTAAAACAGAATTTGATAATGCTATTGCTAAGATTTTTGAAAAGAATAATGATATTGAGTTTAATCAACCATTTCTAGATGATACTTATCTAAAATATGTAGAGGAACTGAAAAAATTTGATAAAGCAAGAAGTTTTTTACCCGTTCCAAGATTAGATGAAAAAGTAATTCAATTTTTATTAGGAAACAATAAAGATGGTATGGTTTATTGTTCGGATAAAAATAAAACTAAAAAACTATATCATCCTTCTGATATTGAAATTTTCAAAAAGAAAATCATTAAAGATGAGTTTGGAAATGAGAAAATGGTTTTAGGAAGTCCTCTCACTACATCAATTAAAAATCCTATGGCTATGAGAGCTTTACATCAATTGCGTAAAGTTCTTAATACGTTAATTTTAGAAGAACAGATTGATGAAAATACTAGAATTCACATAGAAATGGCTCGTGAATTAAATGATGCCAACAAAAGAAAGGGAATTCAGGATTATCAAAATGAGAACAAAAAATTCAGAGAAGATGCTATTAAAGAAATAAAGAAACTCTATTTCGAAGAATGTAAAAAAGAGGTTGAGCCTACAGAAGAAGATGTTCTTAGATATCAACTTTGGATAGAACAAGATAAAAAAGAAATTTATGAGCAAGGTAAGAGTATTAGAATTAGTGACATTATAGGAAGTAATCCTGCATATGACATAGAGCATACTGTACCAAGAAGTATTTCGCAAAATAATTCGTTGATGAATAAAACACTTTGTACTCCGCGTTTTAATAGAGAGATAAAAAAGCAGAAAATGCCAATTGAATTATCAAACTATGAAGAGATATTGCCACGCATTGAGCATTGGAAAAAAGAAGCGGAAGACCTTACAAGACAAATTGAATCTATTTCAAAATCTATAAAATCAGCATCAACCAAAGAAGCAAAAGACAAAAATATAAGAAGAAGACATTATCTTACTTTAAAACGTGATTATCTAAAAGGTAAATATGACCGTTTTATATGGGAAGAACCAAAAGTTGGTTTTAAAAACAGCCAGATTCCTGACACAGGAATTATTACCAAATATGCACAAGCGTATCTAAAATCTTATTTCAAAAGAGTAGAAAGCGTAAAAGGGGGTATGGTTGCCGAGTTCAGAAAGCAATGGGGAATACAAGAAAGTTACATAGATGAAAATGGTTTTAAACATTATAAGGAAAAGGACAGAAGTAAGCACACACATCACACTATTGATGCCATTACCATAGCTTGTATGACCAAAGATAAATATGATGTATTAGCACAAGCTTGGACTTCTGAAGATGAACAAGATAAGCAAAAAGCAAAAACTCTCATGTCAGAAGCCAAACCTTGGAAAACTTTTAAAGAAGATATTGAAAAAATAGAAGAAGAAATTTTGGTTTCTCATTTCACTCTAGATAATGTTAAAAAACAATCTAAAAAGATTGTGAGAGTTCGTGGTAAAAAACAATACGTAGCCGAAATAGAAAGAGATGTAAATGGAAAAGCCATGGCAAAAAAAGATGCTAATGGTAAAATTATTTACAAACTCAATGAAAAAGGAGAAAAAATACCAAGATTACAACAAGGAGATACCATAAGAGGTTCATTACACCAAGATAGCATTTATGGAGCGATTAAAAATCCTTTAAATCAAGAAGAAATAAAATACGTAATCCGCAAGGATTTAGAAAGTTTAAAAGCAAATGATGTAGATAATATTGTAGATGAAACAGTGAAGCAGAAAGTAAAAGAAGCTATAGAAAATAAGATTTTACTACTTTCTTCTAATGCACAGCAAAAAAATAAATTAGTAGATGATGTTTGGCTGAATAAAGAAAAACAAGTACCTATAAAAAAAGTAAGAATTTATGCCAATTCTGTAAAAAATCCTTTAGAAATAAAAGAGCAAAGTTTATTGTCTAAATCCAGAAAAGAGCATAAACAAAAAGTCTATGGACAGAATGATGAAAATTATGCCATGGCAATTTATGAATTAGATGGTAAGAGAGAATTTGAATTAATTAATAATTTTAATTTAGCTAAACTTATCAAGCAAAAAGAAGGTTTTTATCCTCTTAACAAAGAAAAAGAAGTAAAAGGAAAAAAAGTTTTATATCCAATAGCAAAAAGTAATTATAGAGATGTTGTTTTAAAACGAGGTCAACAAGTTGTCTTTTATGACAAAGAAGTGGAAAATCCAAAAGATATTTCAGAAGTTATTGATTTTAAAGGGAGAATCTATATAATTGAAGGTTTATCTATTCAAAGAATTGTAAGACCTTCAGGTAAAATAGACGAATATGGTGTTATAATGTTAAAATATTTCAAAGAAGCAAGAAAAGCAGATGAAATAAAAAAAGATAATTATAAACCCGATGGAGTTTTTAAATTAGGAGAAAATAGGCCAACAAGAAAAATGAATCATAGCCAATTTACAGCATTTGTAGAAGGCATTGATTTTAAAGTATTGCCAACTGGAAAGTTTGATAAAATTTAA